Proteins from a genomic interval of Rosa chinensis cultivar Old Blush chromosome 2, RchiOBHm-V2, whole genome shotgun sequence:
- the LOC112190179 gene encoding zinc finger CCCH domain-containing protein 62 isoform X3 has product MAAREGKPAFISISSSEEEDDDGPESDDYDYDENHEDDDDDQMEEEVDDESLSNKVIRFLKAEGSDLDSLNLKECKAYLRKHGLRISGTKLICIQRIQEHHRLKDGNGEALYPRSSFVINCTGDVCKGDVVLFTQKVHQKFDKMTRHGKVLGKRVVAGRVVKESYGAAKQQHTFTVEVLWSRGIQELCPLFPLLVKGRNLYKMKTFRQRWSNEAERSTVLAEKHRRGGAARLVRAMKKSKKSTANGGMKCHNQSQFSKPNNKRKTTESERGKHARSARAAPSEQMSFQQNARSKTSQRSSKRHKADHPNIDRVPTLRSQSNPRICHPSQIESQHRNAPFPYASHPIGSTSTVLRYPTTTDATTSFTDRNYSHYGYIDPVYNRELNNRNQLSGSDAGRPFHLYMSAAGNYGHRGRGQR; this is encoded by the exons ATGGCCGCGAGGGAAGGTAAGCCCGCCTTTATTTCTATCTCTtcgtctgaagaagaagacgacgacGGACCAGAGAGCGACGACTATGATTACGACGAGAATCACGAGGACGACGACGATGATCAAATGGAGGAAGAGGTCGATGACGAGTCTCTCTCCAACAAAGTCATACGTTTCCTCAAAG CAGAAGGGAGTGATTTAGATTCTTTGAATCTCAAAGAATGCAAAGCCTATTTGCGAAAGCACGGTCTTAGAATTTCAGGAACCAAATTGATTTGCATACAAAGAATTCAAGAGCACCATAG ATTAAAAGATGGAAATGGTGAAGCATTGTATCCCAGATCATCTTTTGTAATTAACTGTACAG GTGACGTCTGTAAGGGAGATGTCGTCCTCTTCACTcagaaagttcatcagaa GTTTGATAAGATGACAAGGCATGGAAAGGTTCTTGGGAAGAGAGTTGTTGCCGGTAGGGTTGTTAAAGAAAGCTATGGTGCGGCTAAACAACAGCATACTTTTACG GTTGAAGTGTTATGGAGTAGGGGAATACAGGAGCTGTGTCCACTATTTCCTCTGCTTGTGAAGGGTCGCAATCTCtacaaaatgaaaacttttaGACAG CGTTGGAGTAATGAAGCTGAAAGATCCACAGTGCTAGCTGAGAAGCACAGACGAGGTGGAGCAGCAAGACTTGTGAGAGCGATGAAAAAATCAAAGAAATCGACTGCCAATGGAG GTATGAAGTGTCACAACCAATCCCAATTTTCTAAACCAAACAACAAGCGAAAGACTACAGAATCAGAAAGGGGGAAGCACGCAAGATCTGCAAGAGCAGCACCTTCAGAACAGATGAGTTTCCAACAAAATGCAAGGAGTAAAACCTCTCAACGTTCTAGTAAGCGCCATAAAGCAGATCACCCTAATATAGATAGAGTTCCAACTCTCCGGTCACAGTCTAATCCTCGAATTTGTCATCCATCTCAAATAGAATCTCAACACAGGAATGCTCCTTTCCCATATGCTAGTCATCCCATAGGCTCCACTTCAACCGTGTTGAGATATCCTACAACAACTGATGCTACTACCAGCTTCACTGACAGAAATTATAGCCACTATGGCTACATAGATCCTGTCTATAATCGGGAGTTGAACAACCGGAATCAATTATCAGGATCGGATGCTGGCAGGCCATTTCATCTCTATATGTCAGCAGCTGGGAACTATGGACATAGGGG
- the LOC112190179 gene encoding zinc finger CCCH domain-containing protein 62 isoform X4 — protein MAAREGKPAFISISSSEEEDDDGPESDDYDYDENHEDDDDDQMEEEVDDESLSNKVIRFLKAEGSDLDSLNLKECKAYLRKHGLRISGTKLICIQRIQEHHRLKDGNGEALYPRSSFVINCTGDVCKGDVVLFTQKVHQKFDKMTRHGKVLGKRVVAGRVVKESYGAAKQQHTFTVEVLWSRGIQELCPLFPLLVKGRNLYKMKTFRQRWSNEAERSTVLAEKHRRGGAARLVRAMKKSKKSTANGGMKCHNQSQFSKPNNKRKTTESERGKHARSARAAPSEQMSFQQNARSKTSQRSKSQHRNAPFPYASHPIGSTSTVLRYPTTTDATTSFTDRNYSHYGYIDPVYNRELNNRNQLSGSDAGRPFHLYMSAAGNYGHRGYRDLSFLI, from the exons ATGGCCGCGAGGGAAGGTAAGCCCGCCTTTATTTCTATCTCTtcgtctgaagaagaagacgacgacGGACCAGAGAGCGACGACTATGATTACGACGAGAATCACGAGGACGACGACGATGATCAAATGGAGGAAGAGGTCGATGACGAGTCTCTCTCCAACAAAGTCATACGTTTCCTCAAAG CAGAAGGGAGTGATTTAGATTCTTTGAATCTCAAAGAATGCAAAGCCTATTTGCGAAAGCACGGTCTTAGAATTTCAGGAACCAAATTGATTTGCATACAAAGAATTCAAGAGCACCATAG ATTAAAAGATGGAAATGGTGAAGCATTGTATCCCAGATCATCTTTTGTAATTAACTGTACAG GTGACGTCTGTAAGGGAGATGTCGTCCTCTTCACTcagaaagttcatcagaa GTTTGATAAGATGACAAGGCATGGAAAGGTTCTTGGGAAGAGAGTTGTTGCCGGTAGGGTTGTTAAAGAAAGCTATGGTGCGGCTAAACAACAGCATACTTTTACG GTTGAAGTGTTATGGAGTAGGGGAATACAGGAGCTGTGTCCACTATTTCCTCTGCTTGTGAAGGGTCGCAATCTCtacaaaatgaaaacttttaGACAG CGTTGGAGTAATGAAGCTGAAAGATCCACAGTGCTAGCTGAGAAGCACAGACGAGGTGGAGCAGCAAGACTTGTGAGAGCGATGAAAAAATCAAAGAAATCGACTGCCAATGGAG GTATGAAGTGTCACAACCAATCCCAATTTTCTAAACCAAACAACAAGCGAAAGACTACAGAATCAGAAAGGGGGAAGCACGCAAGATCTGCAAGAGCAGCACCTTCAGAACAGATGAGTTTCCAACAAAATGCAAGGAGTAAAACCTCTCAACGTTCTA AATCTCAACACAGGAATGCTCCTTTCCCATATGCTAGTCATCCCATAGGCTCCACTTCAACCGTGTTGAGATATCCTACAACAACTGATGCTACTACCAGCTTCACTGACAGAAATTATAGCCACTATGGCTACATAGATCCTGTCTATAATCGGGAGTTGAACAACCGGAATCAATTATCAGGATCGGATGCTGGCAGGCCATTTCATCTCTATATGTCAGCAGCTGGGAACTATGGACATAGGGGG
- the LOC112190179 gene encoding zinc finger CCCH domain-containing protein 62 isoform X1 encodes MAAREGKPAFISISSSEEEDDDGPESDDYDYDENHEDDDDDQMEEEVDDESLSNKVIRFLKAEGSDLDSLNLKECKAYLRKHGLRISGTKLICIQRIQEHHRLKDGNGEALYPRSSFVINCTGDVCKGDVVLFTQKVHQKFDKMTRHGKVLGKRVVAGRVVKESYGAAKQQHTFTVEVLWSRGIQELCPLFPLLVKGRNLYKMKTFRQRWSNEAERSTVLAEKHRRGGAARLVRAMKKSKKSTANGGMKCHNQSQFSKPNNKRKTTESERGKHARSARAAPSEQMSFQQNARSKTSQRSSKRHKADHPNIDRVPTLRSQSNPRICHPSQIESQHRNAPFPYASHPIGSTSTVLRYPTTTDATTSFTDRNYSHYGYIDPVYNRELNNRNQLSGSDAGRPFHLYMSAAGNYGHRGYRDLSFLI; translated from the exons ATGGCCGCGAGGGAAGGTAAGCCCGCCTTTATTTCTATCTCTtcgtctgaagaagaagacgacgacGGACCAGAGAGCGACGACTATGATTACGACGAGAATCACGAGGACGACGACGATGATCAAATGGAGGAAGAGGTCGATGACGAGTCTCTCTCCAACAAAGTCATACGTTTCCTCAAAG CAGAAGGGAGTGATTTAGATTCTTTGAATCTCAAAGAATGCAAAGCCTATTTGCGAAAGCACGGTCTTAGAATTTCAGGAACCAAATTGATTTGCATACAAAGAATTCAAGAGCACCATAG ATTAAAAGATGGAAATGGTGAAGCATTGTATCCCAGATCATCTTTTGTAATTAACTGTACAG GTGACGTCTGTAAGGGAGATGTCGTCCTCTTCACTcagaaagttcatcagaa GTTTGATAAGATGACAAGGCATGGAAAGGTTCTTGGGAAGAGAGTTGTTGCCGGTAGGGTTGTTAAAGAAAGCTATGGTGCGGCTAAACAACAGCATACTTTTACG GTTGAAGTGTTATGGAGTAGGGGAATACAGGAGCTGTGTCCACTATTTCCTCTGCTTGTGAAGGGTCGCAATCTCtacaaaatgaaaacttttaGACAG CGTTGGAGTAATGAAGCTGAAAGATCCACAGTGCTAGCTGAGAAGCACAGACGAGGTGGAGCAGCAAGACTTGTGAGAGCGATGAAAAAATCAAAGAAATCGACTGCCAATGGAG GTATGAAGTGTCACAACCAATCCCAATTTTCTAAACCAAACAACAAGCGAAAGACTACAGAATCAGAAAGGGGGAAGCACGCAAGATCTGCAAGAGCAGCACCTTCAGAACAGATGAGTTTCCAACAAAATGCAAGGAGTAAAACCTCTCAACGTTCTAGTAAGCGCCATAAAGCAGATCACCCTAATATAGATAGAGTTCCAACTCTCCGGTCACAGTCTAATCCTCGAATTTGTCATCCATCTCAAATAGAATCTCAACACAGGAATGCTCCTTTCCCATATGCTAGTCATCCCATAGGCTCCACTTCAACCGTGTTGAGATATCCTACAACAACTGATGCTACTACCAGCTTCACTGACAGAAATTATAGCCACTATGGCTACATAGATCCTGTCTATAATCGGGAGTTGAACAACCGGAATCAATTATCAGGATCGGATGCTGGCAGGCCATTTCATCTCTATATGTCAGCAGCTGGGAACTATGGACATAGGGGG
- the LOC112190179 gene encoding zinc finger CCCH domain-containing protein 62 isoform X2: protein MAAREGKPAFISISSSEEEDDDGPESDDYDYDENHEDDDDDQMEEEVDDESLSNKVIRFLKEGSDLDSLNLKECKAYLRKHGLRISGTKLICIQRIQEHHRLKDGNGEALYPRSSFVINCTGDVCKGDVVLFTQKVHQKFDKMTRHGKVLGKRVVAGRVVKESYGAAKQQHTFTVEVLWSRGIQELCPLFPLLVKGRNLYKMKTFRQRWSNEAERSTVLAEKHRRGGAARLVRAMKKSKKSTANGGMKCHNQSQFSKPNNKRKTTESERGKHARSARAAPSEQMSFQQNARSKTSQRSSKRHKADHPNIDRVPTLRSQSNPRICHPSQIESQHRNAPFPYASHPIGSTSTVLRYPTTTDATTSFTDRNYSHYGYIDPVYNRELNNRNQLSGSDAGRPFHLYMSAAGNYGHRGYRDLSFLI from the exons ATGGCCGCGAGGGAAGGTAAGCCCGCCTTTATTTCTATCTCTtcgtctgaagaagaagacgacgacGGACCAGAGAGCGACGACTATGATTACGACGAGAATCACGAGGACGACGACGATGATCAAATGGAGGAAGAGGTCGATGACGAGTCTCTCTCCAACAAAGTCATACGTTTCCTCAAAG AAGGGAGTGATTTAGATTCTTTGAATCTCAAAGAATGCAAAGCCTATTTGCGAAAGCACGGTCTTAGAATTTCAGGAACCAAATTGATTTGCATACAAAGAATTCAAGAGCACCATAG ATTAAAAGATGGAAATGGTGAAGCATTGTATCCCAGATCATCTTTTGTAATTAACTGTACAG GTGACGTCTGTAAGGGAGATGTCGTCCTCTTCACTcagaaagttcatcagaa GTTTGATAAGATGACAAGGCATGGAAAGGTTCTTGGGAAGAGAGTTGTTGCCGGTAGGGTTGTTAAAGAAAGCTATGGTGCGGCTAAACAACAGCATACTTTTACG GTTGAAGTGTTATGGAGTAGGGGAATACAGGAGCTGTGTCCACTATTTCCTCTGCTTGTGAAGGGTCGCAATCTCtacaaaatgaaaacttttaGACAG CGTTGGAGTAATGAAGCTGAAAGATCCACAGTGCTAGCTGAGAAGCACAGACGAGGTGGAGCAGCAAGACTTGTGAGAGCGATGAAAAAATCAAAGAAATCGACTGCCAATGGAG GTATGAAGTGTCACAACCAATCCCAATTTTCTAAACCAAACAACAAGCGAAAGACTACAGAATCAGAAAGGGGGAAGCACGCAAGATCTGCAAGAGCAGCACCTTCAGAACAGATGAGTTTCCAACAAAATGCAAGGAGTAAAACCTCTCAACGTTCTAGTAAGCGCCATAAAGCAGATCACCCTAATATAGATAGAGTTCCAACTCTCCGGTCACAGTCTAATCCTCGAATTTGTCATCCATCTCAAATAGAATCTCAACACAGGAATGCTCCTTTCCCATATGCTAGTCATCCCATAGGCTCCACTTCAACCGTGTTGAGATATCCTACAACAACTGATGCTACTACCAGCTTCACTGACAGAAATTATAGCCACTATGGCTACATAGATCCTGTCTATAATCGGGAGTTGAACAACCGGAATCAATTATCAGGATCGGATGCTGGCAGGCCATTTCATCTCTATATGTCAGCAGCTGGGAACTATGGACATAGGGGG